Proteins from one Microbacterium proteolyticum genomic window:
- a CDS encoding DNA repair helicase XPB, with protein sequence MADGPLIVQSDRTVLLEVAHPDAETARHELAVFAELERAPEHIHTYRITRLGLWNARAAGHDADAMLQTLDRWSRFPVPASVSTDIRETVGRYGRLVIERDEDGSLVLRSTDPAVLSEVSRNKRISPLLIGHPTPDSYTVDAWARGHIKQELLKIGWPAEDLAGYTPGTPHPIDLAEDGWKLRPYQRQAVESFSEGGSGVVVLPCGAGKTLVGAGAMAETRTTTLILVTNTVSARQWRDELLRRTSLTPEEIGEYSGQSKEIKPVTIATYQILTAKRGGKYAHLALLDALDWGLVLYDEVHLLPAPVFKLTADLQARRRLGLTATLVREDGREGDVFSLIGPKRFDAPWKEIEAQGFISPAACYEVRIDLPADERLEYAAAADEDRYRLAATAPAKIDVVRRLVDRHPGERVLVIGQYLDQIDELSEALDAPKITGTTPVSEREELFQAFREGEISLLVVSKVANFSVDLPEASVAVQVSGSFGSRQEEAQRLGRLLRPKQSGHTASFYTLIARDTVDQDFAQNRQRFLAEQGYAYTILDAEGIVAEAA encoded by the coding sequence ATGGCTGACGGTCCCCTCATCGTCCAGAGCGACCGCACGGTGCTCCTGGAGGTCGCGCACCCCGATGCGGAGACCGCGCGGCACGAGCTCGCGGTCTTCGCTGAACTCGAGCGCGCTCCGGAGCACATCCACACGTACCGCATCACGCGCCTCGGGCTGTGGAACGCGCGTGCGGCCGGACACGACGCCGATGCCATGCTGCAGACGCTGGATCGGTGGTCGCGGTTCCCGGTCCCGGCGTCCGTGAGCACAGACATCCGCGAGACGGTGGGCCGATACGGACGTCTGGTGATCGAGCGCGACGAGGACGGGTCGCTCGTGTTGCGTTCCACCGACCCCGCGGTCCTCAGCGAGGTCTCGCGCAACAAGCGGATCTCTCCGCTGCTCATCGGCCACCCGACTCCCGACAGCTACACGGTCGACGCGTGGGCCCGCGGCCACATCAAGCAGGAGCTGCTGAAGATCGGCTGGCCGGCCGAAGACCTTGCGGGGTACACGCCCGGGACGCCCCACCCGATCGACCTGGCCGAGGACGGCTGGAAGCTGCGTCCGTACCAGCGTCAGGCGGTGGAGTCGTTCTCGGAGGGCGGCTCCGGAGTCGTGGTGCTCCCCTGCGGCGCGGGGAAGACCCTCGTCGGCGCGGGCGCGATGGCCGAGACGCGGACGACGACCCTCATCCTCGTGACCAACACCGTCAGCGCGCGCCAGTGGCGCGACGAGCTCCTCCGGCGCACGAGCCTGACCCCCGAAGAGATCGGCGAGTACTCCGGCCAGTCCAAGGAGATCAAGCCGGTCACGATCGCGACCTACCAGATCCTGACGGCTAAGCGCGGCGGGAAGTACGCCCACCTGGCCCTCCTCGACGCGCTCGACTGGGGGCTCGTCCTCTACGACGAGGTGCACCTCCTTCCCGCGCCGGTGTTCAAGCTCACCGCCGATCTGCAGGCCCGCCGCCGTCTCGGACTCACCGCGACGCTCGTGCGGGAGGACGGGCGCGAGGGCGACGTCTTCAGCCTCATCGGTCCCAAGCGCTTCGACGCGCCGTGGAAGGAGATCGAGGCCCAGGGCTTCATCTCCCCCGCGGCCTGCTACGAGGTGCGCATCGACCTGCCCGCCGACGAGCGGCTCGAGTACGCCGCCGCCGCGGACGAGGATCGGTACCGCCTCGCGGCGACCGCACCGGCCAAGATCGACGTCGTCCGGCGCCTCGTCGATCGGCATCCCGGCGAACGCGTCCTCGTGATCGGGCAGTACCTCGACCAGATCGACGAGCTCTCGGAAGCGCTCGATGCGCCGAAGATCACGGGCACCACGCCGGTCTCCGAGCGCGAGGAGCTGTTCCAGGCGTTCCGCGAGGGCGAGATCTCGTTGCTCGTGGTCTCGAAGGTCGCGAACTTCTCGGTCGACCTCCCCGAGGCCTCCGTCGCCGTGCAGGTGTCGGGCTCGTTCGGGTCGCGCCAAGAGGAGGCGCAGCGCCTCGGACGACTGCTCCGGCCGAAGCAGTCGGGCCACACCGCGAGCTTCTACACGCTCATCGCCCGAGACACGGTCGACCAGGACTTCGCGCAGAACCGTCAGCGTTTCCTCGCCGAGCAGGGCTACGCCTACACGATCCTGGATGCCGAGGGGATCGTCGCCGAGGCCGCCTGA
- a CDS encoding DUF3027 domain-containing protein: MTSKPEPVADERLLHAHDLALAALHEITPAETVGPAAGHVVEADDVVSLRFHTRLAGYPGWYWTVTVALVEDSEPTVLEAELLPGDGALLAPDWVPWAQRLAEYQAAQAAAAAAGDEADDELADDLDDDDLDDDDDADDETDDDDDEPKARLHAGDLDGVDIDELDESAGASDDGDEDDDSEDDDSEDDDSEDDDSEDDDSEDDDSEDDDPDGDDDERERSY; encoded by the coding sequence ATGACTTCGAAGCCTGAGCCCGTCGCCGACGAACGGCTCCTCCACGCCCACGACCTGGCACTGGCCGCGCTCCACGAGATCACCCCGGCCGAGACCGTCGGACCGGCCGCCGGTCATGTCGTGGAGGCCGACGACGTCGTCTCGCTGCGGTTCCACACGCGTCTCGCCGGGTATCCGGGGTGGTACTGGACGGTCACCGTCGCGCTGGTCGAGGACTCGGAGCCGACCGTGCTCGAGGCCGAACTGCTGCCCGGGGACGGCGCGCTGCTGGCTCCCGACTGGGTGCCGTGGGCCCAGCGCCTGGCCGAATACCAGGCCGCCCAGGCCGCGGCGGCCGCCGCCGGTGACGAGGCCGACGACGAGCTGGCCGACGACCTCGACGACGACGATCTCGACGACGATGACGACGCCGATGACGAGACCGACGACGATGACGACGAGCCGAAGGCGCGCCTGCACGCGGGAGACCTCGACGGCGTCGACATCGACGAGTTGGACGAGTCGGCCGGCGCTTCGGACGACGGCGACGAAGACGACGATTCCGAGGATGACGATTCCGAGGATGACGATTCCGAGGATGACGATTCCGAGGATGACGACTCCGAGGATGACGACTCCGAGGATGACGATCCCGACGGGGACGACGACGAGCGCGAGCGCAGCTACTGA
- a CDS encoding HNH endonuclease: MRTLVLNAGYEPLAVVSFKRALVLVMNEKATVVERVDGDPVWAAAGTYDRPAVIILTRYVRVPGARRVPVTRRGVLRRDAHRCGYCGKAASTIDHVLPRSRGGKDTWENLVACCLRCNNIKGDRTPQEMMWELRLIPGPPHGSSWTVRGVDKSDPRWEPYLALAA; encoded by the coding sequence ATGCGCACACTGGTGCTGAACGCGGGCTACGAGCCGCTCGCCGTCGTGTCGTTCAAGCGGGCCCTCGTGCTCGTGATGAACGAGAAGGCCACCGTCGTCGAACGCGTGGACGGTGATCCCGTCTGGGCGGCGGCGGGGACGTACGATCGCCCCGCGGTGATCATCCTCACGCGCTACGTGCGCGTCCCGGGCGCCCGTCGCGTTCCGGTGACCCGGCGGGGGGTGCTGCGTCGCGATGCGCACCGCTGCGGCTACTGCGGGAAGGCCGCGTCGACCATCGACCACGTGCTTCCCCGCTCGCGCGGGGGGAAGGACACGTGGGAGAACCTCGTGGCCTGCTGCCTGCGGTGCAACAACATCAAGGGCGACCGCACGCCCCAGGAGATGATGTGGGAGCTGCGTCTGATTCCGGGGCCTCCTCACGGGTCGTCCTGGACGGTCCGCGGAGTCGACAAGTCCGACCCCCGGTGGGAGCCGTACCTGGCGCTGGCGGCCTAG
- a CDS encoding cysteine hydrolase family protein yields the protein MTRALLVIDMQRGFDNLDFWGPTANPDCEANVGALVERWVADGEPVVVVRHDSRSEGSPLHPASPGNALVDVVAAVEPALFLTKNVNSAFYGDPDLHAWLGERGIRELVICGIQTNMCVETTARMAGNLGYDVTVALDATRTFDLSAEIAGLGTVTRPAAELMAATGLVLQQGGFARIARTADLI from the coding sequence ATGACTCGTGCTCTCCTCGTGATCGACATGCAGCGTGGCTTCGACAACCTCGATTTCTGGGGGCCGACCGCCAATCCGGACTGCGAGGCCAACGTCGGTGCCCTCGTGGAGCGCTGGGTGGCCGACGGGGAGCCCGTCGTCGTCGTGCGCCACGACTCGCGGTCGGAGGGATCTCCGCTGCATCCGGCGTCGCCGGGGAACGCCCTGGTCGACGTCGTCGCGGCTGTCGAGCCGGCTCTGTTCCTCACGAAGAACGTCAACTCCGCGTTCTACGGCGACCCCGATCTGCACGCGTGGCTGGGGGAGCGCGGCATCCGGGAGCTCGTCATCTGCGGTATCCAGACGAACATGTGCGTGGAGACGACGGCGCGGATGGCGGGCAATCTCGGATACGACGTGACCGTCGCGCTGGATGCCACGCGCACCTTCGATCTGTCGGCGGAGATCGCGGGACTGGGGACCGTGACGCGCCCTGCGGCCGAGCTGATGGCCGCGACCGGGCTGGTGCTGCAGCAGGGCGGATTCGCCCGGATCGCGCGGACCGCCGACCTGATCTGA
- a CDS encoding M23 family metallopeptidase, giving the protein MASSAVARPAPAPRSSSFRRGAKPLRSAVILSMVAGLVATVAIPAYAASLPAAETMTLQEMSAPDNQSLVVASNANAETLDRSSYSATTAEEIQKKKDQEAAAAAAAERARQLAASANVAVSSVNLNMTAPGSGEVRWPITNYILGRGLWDSGYHQGVDLLAPQGQPIFAAAAGVVSVSSESYGGYGVGIVIEHVINGQKVSTTYGHMTYGSRQVQAGQTVAAGQLIGLVGSTGSSTANHLHFEVHINGSVVDPYAWLQQNAG; this is encoded by the coding sequence GTGGCCTCCTCGGCCGTCGCCCGTCCCGCTCCCGCCCCCCGATCCTCGTCGTTCCGACGCGGCGCGAAGCCGCTGCGCAGCGCCGTGATCCTCTCGATGGTCGCCGGCCTCGTCGCGACCGTCGCGATCCCCGCGTACGCCGCGTCGCTCCCCGCGGCCGAGACCATGACGCTGCAGGAGATGTCGGCTCCCGACAACCAGTCCCTCGTCGTCGCGTCGAACGCGAACGCCGAGACGCTGGACCGCAGCAGCTACTCCGCCACGACGGCCGAAGAGATCCAGAAGAAGAAGGATCAGGAGGCCGCCGCAGCGGCCGCCGCCGAACGTGCCCGGCAGCTGGCCGCGAGTGCGAACGTCGCCGTCTCCTCGGTCAACCTCAACATGACCGCGCCCGGTTCGGGCGAGGTCCGGTGGCCGATCACCAACTACATCCTCGGTCGCGGGCTGTGGGATTCCGGATACCACCAGGGCGTCGACCTGCTCGCGCCCCAGGGGCAGCCGATCTTCGCCGCCGCCGCCGGTGTCGTGAGCGTCTCGTCCGAGAGCTACGGCGGGTACGGCGTCGGCATCGTGATCGAGCACGTCATCAACGGCCAGAAGGTCTCCACGACATACGGGCACATGACGTACGGCAGCCGCCAGGTCCAGGCGGGCCAGACCGTCGCCGCGGGCCAGCTCATCGGCCTCGTCGGCTCGACGGGCAGCTCGACGGCCAACCACCTCCACTTCGAGGTGCACATCAACGGTTCCGTGGTCGACCCGTACGCCTGGCTGCAGCAGAACGCGGGCTGA
- a CDS encoding cold-shock protein, which translates to MPTGKVRFYDDEKGFGFITTDDGQDVFLHATALPAGTPGPKAGTRLEFGVADGKRGLQALSVRVVEAPVSMAKRSRKPADDMAIIVEDLVKLLDGIGGDLRRGRYPSGAHAKKIAAVLRKVADDFEA; encoded by the coding sequence ATGCCCACCGGCAAGGTCAGGTTCTACGACGACGAGAAGGGCTTCGGCTTCATCACCACCGATGACGGCCAGGACGTGTTCCTGCACGCCACCGCCCTGCCCGCCGGGACCCCCGGGCCGAAGGCCGGCACGCGACTGGAGTTCGGCGTCGCCGACGGCAAGCGCGGCCTGCAGGCCCTCTCCGTGCGCGTGGTCGAGGCTCCCGTCAGCATGGCGAAGCGGTCGCGCAAGCCCGCTGATGACATGGCGATCATCGTCGAAGACCTCGTGAAGCTCCTCGACGGCATCGGGGGCGACCTCCGTCGCGGGCGCTACCCGAGCGGGGCGCACGCCAAGAAGATCGCCGCGGTCCTGCGCAAGGTCGCCGATGACTTCGAAGCCTGA
- a CDS encoding multidrug ABC transporter ATPase, which produces MSTRTPDGDVPIRRIDRILAFMSLGLGILSIVCFFTVILARPAGVTNFGEGIWPTVVILPLIALPIAFLMMMAVLIMSFVRRARANKGR; this is translated from the coding sequence ATGAGCACGCGCACCCCCGACGGCGACGTCCCGATCCGGCGTATCGACCGGATCCTGGCCTTCATGTCCCTCGGTCTCGGGATCCTGTCGATCGTGTGCTTCTTCACCGTCATCCTCGCGCGACCCGCCGGCGTGACGAACTTCGGCGAGGGCATCTGGCCCACCGTCGTGATCCTGCCCCTGATCGCCCTTCCGATCGCCTTTCTCATGATGATGGCCGTGCTCATCATGAGCTTCGTGCGAAGGGCACGCGCCAACAAGGGACGCTGA
- the serC gene encoding phosphoserine transaminase — MPHVDLPTDLLPADGRFGCGPSKVRGAQLEALVTRGATILGTSHRQAPVKNLVGSTRERLAELFRLPEGYEIILGNGGSTAFWDAAAFGLIENRSQNLVSGEFGGKFAAAAAAPWLQAPDVRRAEPGTRAGAEAVEGVDVYAWPHNETSTGVAAPVTRVHGDAGALTVIDATSAAGGIDFDVTQADVYYFAPQKNLGSDGGLWYAAVSPAAIERIERIAASGRYIPEFLSLKNAVDNSRLQQTLNTPALATLLLLDEQLGWILDNGGLSWAGARTQESSSALYAWAEASEVATPFVADPADRSPVVVTIDFDESIDAAAIAKSLRANGIVDTEPYRKLGRNQLRIATFVSIEPDDVRRLIGAIDYTIEHLPSA; from the coding sequence ATGCCGCACGTGGACCTTCCCACCGACCTCCTGCCCGCCGACGGCCGCTTCGGATGCGGCCCCTCGAAGGTGCGCGGTGCGCAGCTCGAAGCGCTCGTCACCCGCGGGGCGACGATCCTCGGGACCTCGCACCGCCAGGCACCCGTCAAGAACCTCGTCGGCAGCACGCGCGAACGACTCGCCGAGCTGTTCCGCCTGCCCGAGGGGTACGAGATCATCCTGGGCAACGGCGGGTCGACCGCATTCTGGGATGCCGCCGCCTTCGGACTCATCGAGAACCGCAGCCAGAACCTCGTCTCGGGCGAGTTCGGCGGCAAGTTCGCCGCCGCCGCTGCCGCTCCGTGGCTGCAGGCGCCCGACGTGCGTCGCGCCGAGCCCGGCACCCGGGCCGGCGCGGAAGCCGTCGAGGGCGTCGACGTCTACGCCTGGCCGCACAACGAGACCTCCACCGGCGTCGCCGCTCCCGTGACGCGTGTGCACGGGGATGCCGGAGCCCTCACGGTCATCGACGCGACCAGCGCCGCGGGCGGCATCGACTTCGACGTGACGCAGGCCGACGTCTACTACTTCGCCCCGCAGAAGAACCTCGGTTCGGACGGCGGTCTCTGGTACGCCGCGGTCTCGCCGGCGGCGATCGAGCGCATCGAGCGCATCGCGGCATCCGGTCGCTACATCCCGGAGTTCCTGAGCCTCAAGAACGCTGTCGACAACTCGCGACTGCAGCAGACGCTCAACACGCCGGCGCTCGCGACCCTCCTGCTCCTCGACGAGCAGCTCGGCTGGATCCTCGACAACGGCGGCCTGTCGTGGGCCGGCGCCCGTACGCAGGAGTCCTCGTCCGCGCTGTACGCGTGGGCCGAGGCGAGCGAGGTCGCGACCCCGTTCGTCGCCGACCCCGCCGACCGCTCCCCCGTCGTCGTGACCATCGACTTCGACGAGTCGATCGATGCCGCCGCGATCGCGAAGAGCCTGCGCGCCAACGGAATCGTCGACACCGAGCCGTACCGCAAGCTCGGCCGCAACCAGCTGCGCATCGCCACGTTCGTCTCCATCGAGCCCGACGACGTGCGCCGCCTCATCGGCGCGATCGACTACACGATCGAGCACCTGCCCTCGGCCTGA
- a CDS encoding metal-dependent transcriptional regulator, which translates to MTDLIDTTEMYLRTILELEEENIVPLRARISERLGHSGPTVSQTVGRMERDGLVVVSEDRRLELTGDGRQKAVDVMRKHRLAERLLSDVIGLDWAYVHDEACRWEHVMSEQVERRLVELLGHPTESPYGNPIPGLDQLGDVAGATFEEGVVGLVRKLTDAGAPISGTVRRLAEPAQVDPELLQQLKAAGVLPGARGHYRFNEGYVLVEMDGVDEGLELPVEVASHIFLVDEA; encoded by the coding sequence ATGACCGATCTCATCGACACCACCGAGATGTACCTGCGCACGATCCTCGAGCTCGAGGAAGAGAACATCGTTCCGCTGCGTGCGCGCATCTCCGAGCGGCTCGGCCACTCCGGTCCGACGGTCTCGCAGACCGTGGGGCGCATGGAACGCGACGGCCTGGTCGTCGTCTCCGAAGACCGCCGGCTCGAGCTCACGGGCGACGGGCGGCAGAAGGCCGTCGACGTCATGCGCAAGCACCGTCTCGCCGAGCGCCTCCTGAGCGATGTCATCGGCCTCGACTGGGCCTACGTGCACGACGAGGCCTGCCGCTGGGAGCACGTCATGAGCGAGCAGGTCGAGCGTCGGCTCGTCGAGCTGCTCGGTCACCCCACCGAGTCGCCGTACGGCAACCCCATCCCGGGCCTCGACCAGCTGGGCGACGTGGCCGGCGCGACCTTCGAAGAGGGTGTCGTGGGCCTCGTGCGGAAGCTGACGGATGCCGGGGCGCCGATCTCCGGCACGGTCCGGCGTCTCGCAGAGCCGGCGCAGGTCGATCCCGAGCTGCTCCAGCAGCTCAAGGCCGCCGGAGTCCTGCCCGGCGCGCGTGGCCACTACCGCTTCAACGAGGGGTACGTGCTCGTCGAGATGGACGGCGTCGACGAGGGGCTCGAGCTCCCCGTCGAGGTCGCGTCGCACATCTTCCTCGTCGACGAAGCCTGA
- a CDS encoding helicase-associated domain-containing protein, protein MPETSDQRALAVSLSAFDDEVLARLLSDRHVAASATWRDMFDAADALLDPASIARALPLLARAEAEALVAAVDDGIPAIGQIGRALHDRALVDDDGRAYAAVANAVKDAAPDGLPAASSDAVVEASDDAAAAESAFTNAAALADVLLLTLESPLGRIGSGSLGASERRRLVDAGAAPSGEEADLLVGLAARTGLLGTNGRAWLVTSAGRAWLRLPTLERWASTARTLRDTLPRAYRAPSGGWMPQPTWAGATPFDPAGPERAARWTHRLRAWGLLDARGAVPPWGRGLAEGADVDTSVLRDLLPPEVDKVYLQNDLTAIAPGPLAPHLDVRLRGMAARESRAQASSYRFSAATIGAAITAGETADSLRDFLTGISLTGLPQPLAYVIERTSAEHGRVRVSADTASGLTTVRTDDETLLRAMEVDTSLRSVALSRSDDELITHVAADVVFWALSDARYPTVAVDADGRPRAVERAKLAAAATPDEPSELYGPLIARLRAGGEDSDAAWLERELDQAVRARAVIDVTVRLPDGSARVFRLEATGLGGGRLRGRDRAADVERTLPLTHIDSISPAS, encoded by the coding sequence GTGCCCGAGACCTCCGACCAACGTGCGCTGGCGGTCTCGCTGAGCGCGTTCGACGACGAGGTCCTCGCCCGCCTCCTCTCCGATCGCCACGTGGCGGCCTCCGCGACGTGGCGCGACATGTTCGACGCCGCCGACGCGCTGCTCGACCCCGCCTCGATCGCCCGCGCGCTGCCGTTGCTCGCGCGTGCGGAAGCCGAAGCGCTCGTCGCCGCGGTGGACGACGGCATCCCGGCTATCGGCCAGATCGGTCGCGCGCTCCACGATCGCGCCCTCGTCGACGACGACGGCCGCGCCTACGCCGCGGTCGCGAACGCGGTGAAGGACGCGGCTCCCGACGGGTTGCCCGCGGCATCCTCGGATGCCGTCGTCGAGGCCTCGGACGACGCGGCCGCCGCCGAGTCGGCCTTCACCAACGCCGCGGCCCTGGCCGATGTCCTTCTGCTCACGCTGGAGTCCCCCCTCGGACGGATCGGGTCGGGATCGCTCGGCGCGAGCGAACGCCGGCGGCTCGTCGATGCCGGAGCCGCCCCGTCGGGGGAGGAAGCCGATCTGCTGGTGGGCCTGGCCGCCCGCACAGGGTTGCTGGGCACGAACGGCCGCGCCTGGCTCGTGACCTCGGCAGGGCGTGCGTGGCTGCGCCTGCCCACTCTCGAGCGGTGGGCATCGACCGCCCGCACGTTGCGCGACACGCTCCCCCGGGCCTACCGCGCACCTTCGGGCGGATGGATGCCGCAGCCCACCTGGGCCGGAGCCACCCCTTTCGACCCCGCCGGACCCGAGCGCGCCGCGCGATGGACGCACCGCCTGCGGGCATGGGGTCTCCTCGACGCCCGCGGCGCGGTTCCCCCCTGGGGTCGGGGTCTGGCCGAGGGCGCCGACGTCGACACCTCGGTCCTGCGCGATCTGCTTCCGCCGGAGGTCGACAAGGTCTACCTGCAGAACGACCTCACCGCGATCGCGCCGGGGCCGCTCGCCCCGCACCTCGATGTCCGGCTGCGCGGGATGGCGGCGCGCGAGTCGCGCGCGCAGGCGTCGAGCTACCGATTCAGCGCGGCGACGATCGGCGCGGCCATCACCGCCGGAGAAACGGCCGACAGCCTCCGCGACTTCCTCACCGGGATCTCGCTCACCGGGCTGCCGCAGCCGCTCGCGTACGTCATCGAACGCACCTCCGCGGAGCACGGGCGAGTCCGCGTGAGTGCCGACACGGCATCCGGTCTCACCACTGTCCGCACGGACGACGAGACCCTGTTGCGCGCGATGGAGGTCGACACGTCGCTGCGTTCGGTGGCGCTCAGCCGCTCGGACGACGAGCTCATCACGCACGTCGCTGCCGACGTCGTGTTCTGGGCCCTGAGCGACGCCCGCTATCCGACGGTCGCCGTCGACGCGGACGGGCGCCCGCGGGCGGTCGAGCGGGCGAAGCTGGCCGCGGCCGCGACGCCCGACGAGCCTTCCGAGCTCTACGGTCCGCTCATCGCGCGCCTGCGGGCCGGCGGCGAGGATTCGGATGCCGCGTGGCTCGAGCGCGAACTCGATCAGGCGGTGCGCGCTCGCGCCGTGATCGACGTCACCGTGCGGCTGCCGGACGGATCCGCGCGCGTGTTCCGACTCGAGGCCACGGGACTCGGCGGCGGGCGCTTGCGCGGGCGGGATCGCGCCGCGGACGTCGAACGCACTCTGCCGCTGACGCACATCGACTCGATCAGCCCGGCCTCCTGA
- a CDS encoding response regulator transcription factor, with amino-acid sequence MTAPRILVVDDEPNIRDLLITSLRFAGFQVRAVANGAQTISAVLEEEPDLIVLDVMLPDMNGFSVTKRLRGAGYTAPILFLTAKDETEDKITGLNAGGDDYVTKPFSLDEIVARIQAILRRTMQADEESVIRTGELTMDQDTHDVNVGDVSIDLSPTEFKLLRYLMLNPNRVLSKAQILDHVWEYDFNGDAGIVESYISYLRRKIDPHSSEPLIQTKRGFGYMLKSGKTA; translated from the coding sequence ATGACAGCACCGCGCATCCTCGTCGTCGACGACGAACCCAACATCCGCGACCTGCTCATCACGAGCCTGCGTTTCGCCGGATTCCAGGTCCGCGCCGTCGCCAACGGCGCGCAGACCATCTCCGCGGTCCTCGAGGAGGAACCCGACCTCATCGTGCTCGACGTGATGCTGCCCGACATGAACGGGTTCAGCGTCACCAAGCGCCTGCGGGGGGCCGGTTACACCGCTCCCATCCTCTTCCTGACCGCCAAGGACGAGACCGAGGACAAGATCACCGGCCTGAACGCCGGCGGCGACGACTACGTCACGAAGCCGTTCAGCCTCGACGAGATCGTGGCCCGCATCCAGGCGATCCTCCGTCGCACGATGCAGGCGGACGAGGAGTCGGTGATCCGGACGGGTGAGCTGACCATGGATCAGGACACGCACGACGTCAACGTCGGCGACGTCTCGATCGATCTCAGCCCCACCGAGTTCAAGCTCCTCCGCTACCTGATGCTGAACCCGAACCGCGTGCTCTCGAAGGCGCAGATCCTCGACCACGTCTGGGAGTACGACTTCAACGGCGACGCGGGCATCGTCGAGAGCTACATCTCCTACCTGCGCCGCAAGATCGACCCGCACTCCTCGGAGCCGCTCATCCAGACCAAGCGCGGATTCGGCTACATGCTGAAGTCCGGCAAGACCGCCTGA
- a CDS encoding DNA polymerase Y family protein encodes MQEPTRSLVLWLPDWPVLAYRREAVRPPRADAPLAVFENNTVVACSAAARAQGVRRGQRRRDAQALCPSVIVVAADPVRDARVFAPVVALVEEHAPGVQIVRPGLCALRARGPARYYGGEEEAACMLVRLLAAEGFADARASVADGVFTAEHAARVTRADEPVRVVPGGQAAAFLAPLPVTSLDDVDLASLLARLGVHTLGEFAAMPVERVRERFAERGARLHALASGRDSQPVQPRTPPPELHREVAFEPPLELADQIAFGMRIAAEEFIARLGEQNLVCTELRVVLSGERGERSERVWLHPGSFDAGAVVDRVRWQLAEDGRGIFGSGVAGVSIEPEAVDDAAHHAKGLFGAGPDERVHHALSRVQAMLGHRAVVTPVIGGGRWLAERQVLVPWGDRAVTAKDRARPWPGSLPDPLPATVYPEPRLVEVTDIAGASVTVGERDALSAPPAVLDAGGRRVRIREWAGPWPISERGWDPLRRRRAHRFQVVDADGGAWLLVVEEGEWRAEGRYD; translated from the coding sequence ATGCAGGAGCCCACCCGCAGCCTCGTCCTGTGGTTGCCCGACTGGCCGGTCCTGGCCTATCGTCGCGAAGCCGTTCGACCTCCGCGGGCCGACGCACCCCTCGCGGTGTTCGAGAACAACACCGTCGTGGCCTGCTCCGCCGCGGCGCGTGCCCAGGGCGTGCGCAGGGGCCAGCGGCGCCGCGACGCTCAGGCATTGTGTCCGTCCGTCATCGTCGTCGCGGCCGATCCCGTGCGCGACGCGCGTGTGTTCGCCCCCGTGGTGGCGTTGGTGGAGGAACACGCCCCGGGGGTGCAGATCGTGCGTCCCGGACTCTGCGCCCTTCGTGCGCGCGGTCCGGCGCGGTATTACGGCGGCGAAGAAGAAGCGGCGTGCATGCTCGTCCGGCTCCTGGCGGCCGAGGGGTTCGCGGATGCCCGGGCGAGTGTGGCCGACGGGGTCTTCACGGCCGAACACGCCGCCCGCGTCACCCGTGCCGACGAGCCGGTGCGAGTGGTGCCCGGCGGCCAGGCGGCTGCGTTCCTCGCCCCGCTCCCTGTGACCTCTCTCGACGACGTCGATCTTGCGAGCCTGCTGGCGCGCCTCGGGGTGCACACCCTGGGCGAGTTCGCCGCGATGCCCGTCGAGCGTGTTCGCGAGCGTTTCGCCGAGCGCGGGGCGCGACTCCACGCCCTCGCGTCCGGGCGCGACTCCCAACCGGTGCAGCCCCGCACGCCTCCGCCCGAACTGCACCGCGAGGTCGCCTTCGAGCCGCCGCTCGAACTCGCCGACCAGATCGCCTTCGGCATGCGCATCGCCGCGGAGGAGTTCATCGCGCGCCTGGGGGAGCAGAACCTGGTGTGCACCGAACTGCGCGTGGTGCTCTCCGGAGAACGCGGGGAGCGCAGCGAACGCGTCTGGCTGCACCCCGGGTCATTCGACGCCGGTGCCGTGGTCGACCGCGTGCGCTGGCAGCTCGCCGAGGACGGTCGGGGCATCTTCGGCAGCGGTGTGGCCGGGGTGTCCATCGAGCCCGAGGCGGTGGATGACGCGGCGCACCACGCCAAGGGCCTCTTCGGCGCGGGACCCGACGAACGGGTGCACCACGCCCTCTCCCGCGTGCAGGCCATGCTCGGGCACCGCGCCGTCGTCACCCCCGTCATCGGCGGGGGCCGCTGGCTGGCCGAGCGGCAGGTGCTGGTGCCGTGGGGGGACCGCGCGGTCACGGCGAAAGACCGCGCCCGGCCCTGGCCGGGAAGTCTCCCCGACCCGCTGCCGGCCACCGTGTATCCCGAGCCGCGACTGGTCGAGGTCACCGACATCGCGGGGGCGTCGGTCACCGTGGGGGAGCGGGACGCGCTGAGCGCCCCGCCGGCGGTCCTCGACGCCGGCGGGCGCCGGGTGCGGATCCGCGAGTGGGCGGGGCCCTGGCCGATCAGCGAACGCGGGTGGGATCCCCTGCGCCGGCGCCGCGCCCACCGCTTCCAGGTTGTCGACGCCGACGGCGGCGCGTGGCTGCTCGTCGTCGAAGAGGGCGAATGGCGAGCGGAGGGGCGTTATGACTGA